The following are encoded together in the Ictalurus punctatus breed USDA103 chromosome 1, Coco_2.0, whole genome shotgun sequence genome:
- the LOC108275414 gene encoding transcription factor E2F3, which yields MRRAISSSAPESVIITGVGGSSLDENAVLTALGSNTRTTTYIHIITPPPPCLTHTPAVCVSESPAASLYTTPTGSGQRPALGRPPAKRRLALDDSDHLYTAEVAKTPKTQNGGPLAVLKGNKTPKSPSEKTRYDTSLGLLTKKFVQLLGQSSDGVVDLNQAAEALNVQKRRLYDITNVLEGVHLIKKKSKNNIQWMGCNLSEVGGVLTHKQTLSSEVAQLVQEERRLDEMIQRCTQEVKQMTESSHSQKFAYVTYQDLRRDHSLKDQTVIAVRAPPETKLEVPDPQEGLQVHLTSTKGPIDVFLCPDENTPDSPVKNENSSLNGNSSPFMKVLEDANSSRSGPAVTVTNLSPITSPYTSLLQQTEDQNSYSEPPFISLGSPPLSDDYLMSLGEGEGISDLFDDLDRLPNLDDLLCN from the exons ATGAGAAGAGCGATCTCATCCTCGGCCCCGGAGAGTGTGATCATCACCGGGGTTGGAGGCTCTTCGCTGGACGAGAACGCGGTCCTGACGGCCCTGGGCTCCAACACACGCACAACCACCTACATCCACATCATCACCCCGCCGCCGCCgtgcctcacacacactcccgcCGTGTGCGTGTCCGAGTCTCCGGCCGCCAGCCTGTACACCACCCCGACCGGGAGCGGACAGAGACCTGCGCTGGGACGGCCTCCG GCGAAGAGGCGCTTGGCTCTCGACGACTCGGACCACTTGTACACAGCTGAAGTAGCGAAAACCCCCAAGACCCAAAATGGAGGCCCGCTAGCTGTGCTAAAGGGCAACAAAA CTCCAAAGTCTCCATCAGAGAAGACTCGCTACGACACGTCTCTGGGTCTCCTGACGAAGAAGTTTGTGCAGTTGTTGGGCCAGTCTTCGGATGGCGTCGTGGATCTGAACCAGGCGGCCGAGGCGCTCAACGTCCAGAAGCGTCGTCTCTACGACATCACCAACGTACTGGAGGGGGTGCACCTCATCAAGAagaaatccaaaaacaacatcCAGTGGAT GGGCTGTAACCTTTCAGAGGTTGGTGGAGTACTGACCCATAAACAGACTCTGAGCAGCGAAGTGGCTCAGCTGGTGCAGGAGGAGCGCAGACTCGATGAGATGATCCAAAGATGCACGCAAGAAGTCAAGCAGATGACGGAATCGTCGCACAGTCAGAA GTTCGCTTATGTAACATATCAAGACCTCCGGCGGGACCATAGTCTGAAAGATCAGACGGTCATCGCTGTCCGAGCACCACCTGAGACCAAGTTAGAGGTTCCCGATCCACAGGAG GGCTTGCAAGTTCACCTCACCAGTACGAAAGGACCTATAGATGTCTTCTTGTGTCCTGATGAAAATACCCCCGACAGTCCGGTGAAGAATGAGAATTCCAGTTTGAATGGAAACTCCTCTCCTTTTATGAAAGTGTTAGAAG ATGCCAACTCCAGTCGTTCAGGACCAGCGGTAACGGTCACCAACCTCTCACCCATTACGTCCCCCTACACCAGCCTGCTACAACAAACTGAGGACCAGAACTCCTACTCTGAACCGCCCTTCATCAGCCTGGGTTCACCACCACTCAGTGACGACTACCTCATGAGCCTAGGAGAAGGCGAGGGCATTTCTGACCTCTTCGATGACCTTGATCGCCTCCCCAATCTGGATGATCTTCTATGCAACTGA